A segment of the Colletotrichum destructivum chromosome 3, complete sequence genome:
CCTCGCCACAATCACAATCTGGAACAGCTAGGCGTGTAAATCAGCAGGGAGACTCATCCATCCacagctcgtcgtccgctCGCCGAGTTTCCGGCTCGACGGCTCATCAGTTCGAGACAGACACCCACTCTCCAATCTCATTTCATTGTTCATCAACAAACAGCAACGGAGTTTTTAGCGGCCGCACGAATCTCAATACCCACCCCGTCTTCCATGGCAAGCGGCAAATAGCAATATTTCTTTTCCTATTTTCGTTTTTTGGTCACTCATCATCCGGAATTGGCGGAACCAGGGTCCGAGGGAGACTCGCAGCAGGATTTGCGAGGCGAAAACATTTCTTACTCTAACACAGTAGACTTTTGGGTTCTAAGACGAACGGTTTCACGGAGTATAGCAATcaggaaggggaagaaaaaaaacacaaACCGAGTTTAGATTTGCGTCCCATCAGCACGCAAGAGCTGGCGGACGGGACGGCAGCGACTCCGACTGACAATAGTTAGGATTGCTTTATTTCTTCGCAGCACAGGGCTTCGTCCGGGACTTTTGCGATTTCATGCCCACGTTCTCGACTGTTGGTCACTCATTCAGTTGAAGACCACTTCTACAGGCAAGGAACCAAAATGTTTCCAGTGGTTGAGTTCCTGAGTTGGTTGATTGGAGGCGTCTGTTCTGGTTCCATCGGTTTAGCTCAGCAACCGTGCAGTTCATAATAAAGTATTAAAAGAAATAAAAGGCAAAGATCACTACAATGCTAGCACCATGTCCCGTTCTCGTGCTATAGTTGTCTTTTCTGCGCAGCCTTTTTTGCTACACCGCAGTCTACTTTGTATGCTTCGGTTTCGCAACTGGTATGGATGTCAAAGAGAACACGGCGCGGCATCCATTTGATCCGGCAGTTAAAAAAATGACTCCTGACATGGGTTGGATGGAACGAGCAATAAAACATGCAATAGATACTATAACGAAATGGCGGGAAAAGGGTCATACAACGgcaaaaaaataaaaaataagAAATAGGTATGATTTCTAGTCATTCGCGTCAACGTTGCCGAGGTGTCATTCGAGCTGGTTTCCTGGTGGATGATGGTTTTTGAGAGGAAGGGGGCATCGAGCAAGAAGAGTAGGGGTCGCGGGGTTCCTCGGTGTCACCACGGCCTCGTTCCGGAGCCCCCCGGGGAAACAATGTGTGCAGCCGCCTCGGGCCTTTTGGATGTTTGCGTGTGTGTGAAGTCGGCGtgaagtcggcggcgtcacgACCGTTGGGGCAGGGCTGGATAGGGAAACATTCGAGGCTCTTTCTGTTCCCTTCCAGGGCCTTTTCTTTCGGTATTTCCCTGTGGTACGAGGGGAGATCCGGGGAAAAAGggtggtcgtggtggtgACACAGGGAGGCAGGCCTCATAGGCAAAGCTTTTCGCGGTTTGCAGCATGTAAATCTGGCATGTCGCACGGCAAGGCGCAGCGGtcgtttccccccccctttcttttcttcttccggATGCCCTCCCCGCGAGACCAAGCAGAGGCTCACGCGAGGATATAGACTGTCGTGTAACGGAAACAACCCTGTCTCACCCGGGGGGGATTGGTATACAAAGATCTACATTCTATACTACTTTCTTCGATCTTACCGTTCTATTACACTGTAGCGATAATCGGCTCCCCCCCTATATGTCAGGTCCCGTTGTGCCAGGGCCCCTTTAAAACCACGACGACTTGCTCAGTGATGACACGGCGCGGTAAATGGTGAGGAGCCCCGTGGCAAACAGGTGACGAGTTACAATGTGAGGCTCTGGATGATGTTATTTTTGGCCATGGAAATCAGGGGTTCGACCTCAGTGACGTGGTTTTCCACTCCCGAGAAGGACGGGcagcgggggggggggcgtctCGCACCACTGACCACACCGGGTGAAGAATATTACCTCTTTGGATAGCACCGGTTATGGGCATCCTCGCAGAATTTCCTTCATTGGCTCTCGCTTGGTGCAATACAACCACACACCCATCTGTTTTAGCAATGATAGGCAAACTCGTTTGTTTGGGTGCTACACATGCAGGACCGATCtaaagagggggggggggtggagagGTGTCgacgagagggaggaagacgTTTTACAACACGTGGGAGGCGGTTCATATCTGAGGATGTAGAATTTCGTATGTcgtgatgatgacgagacgatgatggcgcgAAAGACTACGGGCGTAATGATAGGGATGAGTAGATGGGTTACACGGCATTGAATGTTTCTGTCCGGCATGGAAATTTCCCACCACCATATCACAtgcttttctcttcttcttcttttttctttttcggtGTGACGATGAGTAAGCTCCGGTTCAGAATGCCACTCTCTACCTCCTGTATGTCTCGACATGTGTGACCTGTCATTTGTCACGTACtcgcggaggaggaagaaagggggcAAAGGTGATGGTGCATGGTTTGGTACAGTTCAGCGCTCGCGAGCGACGGAAAACCGGTAGGCGGTTACGTTACACCGCCGGCAGCACACAGATAAAGACTAggcaatggcggcggcggcaactaTCTTTCTCGCTCGGGTCTAGGATAAGCCCCAATCAAATACGGTGCGCTCGGGGTTGCGAcggacgacaacgacgtcgtccccgacgcggacgcggatGACCGACGCCAGCGGATCATCCCCtgcggcgtcgacggcgaggaacgCATAACGGCCAAACACGGGCGCGTACTTGTGTCCCGGGTCAACGCGGCGGTCCCTCATGAGGGCGTTGAGGAGCTTGCCCTCgggcccggcggcggggcgaCCCCGGTCGTAGTCCACGTTGAGGGAGGAGCAGCGGCCGCAGTTGGCGGTGAGGAGGAGCCTAGCGCCGCtggggccggggccggaggCAGGGAGGGCGAGTTCGGCCCAGAAGTCCTCGGCGAAAGGGGCTTCTTCCGGGTCTTCCACGACAATGTTGGGGCGGAATTTGGGCATGATAAGACTGTCGTCTTTGAAGGTTTCGAGGGAAgggtgggagagggaggaggcggaggtgACGAGGTAGGGCGCGCAGTCGGTGAAGGTCAGCCACGCGGGGTCGTCCCCCACTTGCTCTCCCTGGGTCGcgaaggacgagaaggacggcaagtAGGATGCAATGGACGACAGAAGCGAGCGGGTCTGGTGTTTCTGCTGTTCGGGCGTGGATGATGCTGCGGAAGGGGACCCCGGGGCGAGGGTGCcgaggacgcggcggcggccggagcCGATGTGGACCAGGATGACGGGGAAGCCGAAAcaggcggagaagaaggcgtcgTAGGGGTCGCCCATGCGGAGGGCCTCAGCGGGGCTGCCGTGGAGGTCAACCGAAAcgggctcgagggcggcagtgTCCGGGACAAGTGGTACGCAGAGGGTCTTGCCCTGGAGGGGGTGGGTGTCTGCCGGGGGTGGCGGGTCCGGGGGGTTATATCGGACGCGGATGGTGTCCCCAGGGGACTcggaggtggagggggaagaagaggcggacGAGACTATTTCCTGGGAAAAGAGGGCGCACTGGGGAAACGTAGAGAGCTGCATCTTGCGGAGGGACGAGTCCGGGTTCACCTTGAAGAGCATATAGGTCCGATCGTGGAGGATGCCCTGCGGGGTGAGCGTCGCCGACTCCAAGGGGATCGGGCGGAGGGCCTTGATGGGGTAGACGTTGAGGGCCTTGATCCTCATTGCGGTGTTTTAGGGGATTCAAATGGTTTGATGAGGCAATTTTCTAATGGTCGGTAGGACAAC
Coding sequences within it:
- a CDS encoding Putative molybdenum cofactor sulfurase, translated to MRIKALNVYPIKALRPIPLESATLTPQGILHDRTYMLFKVNPDSSLRKMQLSTFPQCALFSQEIVSSASSSPSTSESPGDTIRVRYNPPDPPPPADTHPLQGKTLCVPLVPDTAALEPVSVDLHGSPAEALRMGDPYDAFFSACFGFPVILVHIGSGRRRVLGTLAPGSPSAASSTPEQQKHQTRSLLSSIASYLPSFSSFATQGEQVGDDPAWLTFTDCAPYLVTSASSLSHPSLETFKDDSLIMPKFRPNIVVEDPEEAPFAEDFWAELALPASGPGPSGARLLLTANCGRCSSLNVDYDRGRPAAGPEGKLLNALMRDRRVDPGHKYAPVFGRYAFLAVDAAGDDPLASVIRVRVGDDVVVVRRNPERTVFDWGLS